A window of Aeromicrobium sp. Sec7.5 genomic DNA:
CCGGGGCACCGCGACGCCCGGCATCTTCGGCCCGCAGCTCGACGGCAGCAACGGCACCGCGAAGATCTCCGACACCGACGCCGGCGCGCTCGACCAGGACCCGGTGTTCGACCGGGCCGTGGGGCCGATGCAGTTCATCCCCGGCACCTGGAAGTCGGTCGGCGTCGACGCCGACAACGACGGCGTGAAGAACCCGCAGAACATCAGCGACGCCGCCACCTCGGCCGGCATCTACCTGTGCGCCGGTCCGGGCGACCTCAGCAACCCGACCGACCTGCGGTCCTCGGTGCTGCGCTACAACCGCTCCAGCTCGTACGCCGACACGGTCATGGCGATCTCCGCCGCGTACGCCCAGGGCAACTTCACGCAGTCCCCCAACAACCTGAGCTCCTCGAGCCCGCTCGTGCAGCGCAGCGTCGACCAGTCGACGACCCAGGCGCAGCGTGACGCGGCCGTGCAGGAGGAGACGGCGGCGACCACCCCGGCCGCACCGGGTGGCACTGCTCCCGGTACGCCGGGCTCCACGCCCGGCGGTGGCACCAGCACCCCCGGTGGCGGAGGCTCCACCGGGGGTGGCGGAGGCGGAGGCAGCACTCCGGCGCCTCCCAAGACTGGTGTCAGCGGACTCGTCGGCGGGCTCGCCAGCGACCTCACGGGCCAGCCGACGCCCGGCTCGACCACGCCGTCCGCTCCGCTCGGCAACACGATGAGTTGGCTCGACGCCAACCTGAAGTGCCTGGCGACCGGCATCTCGGCGCTCGACGTGGCCGCGCTGTCGACCTGCATCGCCAACCTGCTGCGCTAGGGGCTGGCCCGGCCCGACGAGGCCCCCACCGGATGATCCGGTGGGGGCCTCGTCGCGTCAGGACACCTCACGACTCCAGGCCCCCGCCGACCGCGACGAGGTGCTCGACCACGGTCCTCACCGCCAGCCTGGCCTGGCGGTCGGGACGACTCAGGGCCACGATGCTGCGCA
This region includes:
- a CDS encoding lytic transglycosylase domain-containing protein, with the protein product MALLVGAWGVALANSGLASATDGADPSDVPSVPSTAFDDPASVQEAPAGIDPRAGTDGTVATLSTDGIPNAALSAYKRAETLLAQADASCRLPWNLVAAIGRVESNHGRTGGNQLDGRGTATPGIFGPQLDGSNGTAKISDTDAGALDQDPVFDRAVGPMQFIPGTWKSVGVDADNDGVKNPQNISDAATSAGIYLCAGPGDLSNPTDLRSSVLRYNRSSSYADTVMAISAAYAQGNFTQSPNNLSSSSPLVQRSVDQSTTQAQRDAAVQEETAATTPAAPGGTAPGTPGSTPGGGTSTPGGGGSTGGGGGGGSTPAPPKTGVSGLVGGLASDLTGQPTPGSTTPSAPLGNTMSWLDANLKCLATGISALDVAALSTCIANLLR